A region from the Nesterenkonia lacusekhoensis genome encodes:
- a CDS encoding glycosyltransferase family A protein — protein sequence MIRPDISVLLMAQEQDAVWLDECLASLTAQRGASLEVLVAGPEPLLDSLPKQPAGDSVSVRAIRSDSGPAGWRQLQEEAQGEFLAFLRPADMAAPAGLVTLLAAALRQGADLVVGRHLEHSATRTVQPVGRWKHLQISDPHHVTDLRRSPGLIGLRGAPCFLLRAQWARQVGIVPGTHVLGEDLALSVNLLERRPRTLLVSEVCLIQRDTRPALPPGDSAESQGWNRDVVLLLEQELEAAQRLMPQGGPVWAAFWRTSLEGHVRGFLTPLLRADSEVTVGSEARSLLRRLLELRDIEEWRKLPARLQYAYALVVDAEVELLRLVWEAWDKRRTVEGMSELRRRAALLGRLSRVRQPSLEAASRLYHELILVPGGPKQLSDEQLRDLSQLLRRRETSTLFVPAESVGRHQNALHLSLSTGDPDYVNPPQRLPHVMTCSEVVLREDGGVDVELVVPPGVEVLDSAVLQTVEKACNVTVHVAVRTEGERHRIRISPEEVREEGRYLLTLSLRGYKASTEASVSLHPAVELPEASAFAPLAPQRDEDGGLEILRRAPLVQRAVRVFRGSRG from the coding sequence TCACGGCCCAGCGCGGTGCCTCACTGGAGGTTCTCGTGGCGGGGCCCGAACCGCTGCTGGACTCTCTGCCGAAGCAGCCCGCCGGTGATTCGGTGAGTGTTCGAGCAATTCGCTCGGACTCGGGACCTGCCGGGTGGCGTCAGCTCCAGGAGGAAGCCCAGGGCGAGTTCCTCGCGTTCCTGCGCCCTGCGGATATGGCGGCACCTGCAGGGCTGGTCACTCTGCTCGCTGCCGCGCTGCGCCAGGGGGCGGACCTGGTCGTCGGACGCCACCTCGAGCACTCGGCCACCCGCACCGTCCAGCCGGTCGGCCGATGGAAGCATCTGCAGATCAGCGACCCGCACCACGTGACGGATCTGCGCCGTTCGCCTGGTCTGATCGGTCTGCGGGGTGCGCCCTGTTTTCTTCTCCGAGCGCAGTGGGCCCGTCAAGTCGGCATCGTGCCCGGTACACACGTGCTGGGAGAGGATCTGGCGCTGTCGGTGAACCTGCTGGAGAGACGTCCCCGCACGCTGCTCGTGTCCGAAGTCTGTCTGATCCAGCGGGATACCAGGCCGGCTCTTCCGCCGGGAGACAGCGCAGAGTCTCAGGGCTGGAACCGAGACGTCGTGCTGCTCCTGGAACAGGAGCTGGAGGCGGCGCAGCGTCTCATGCCGCAGGGCGGTCCTGTATGGGCGGCCTTCTGGAGGACCAGTTTGGAAGGACATGTCCGGGGTTTCCTGACTCCTCTGCTCAGGGCGGATTCCGAGGTGACTGTCGGCTCTGAGGCCCGGAGCCTTCTGCGGCGGCTGCTCGAGCTCAGGGACATCGAGGAATGGCGGAAGCTTCCAGCCCGACTGCAGTACGCCTACGCGCTGGTGGTGGACGCGGAGGTGGAGCTGCTGAGACTCGTATGGGAAGCCTGGGACAAGCGGCGCACCGTTGAGGGTATGAGCGAGCTGCGGCGGCGCGCGGCTCTGCTGGGTAGGCTGTCCCGAGTTCGTCAGCCCTCACTGGAGGCAGCGTCACGTCTGTATCACGAGTTGATCCTGGTGCCAGGGGGCCCGAAACAGCTCAGCGACGAGCAGCTCCGAGACCTCTCCCAGCTGCTGCGGCGACGGGAGACCAGCACCCTGTTCGTGCCCGCAGAATCTGTGGGACGCCATCAGAACGCGCTTCACCTCAGCCTGAGCACGGGCGATCCGGACTACGTCAACCCGCCCCAAAGGCTTCCACACGTCATGACCTGTTCGGAGGTCGTGCTGAGGGAGGACGGGGGCGTCGACGTGGAGCTCGTCGTTCCCCCGGGAGTCGAAGTCCTTGACAGTGCTGTCTTGCAGACTGTGGAGAAGGCCTGCAATGTCACTGTGCACGTGGCAGTGCGTACCGAGGGGGAGAGGCATCGGATCCGCATCAGCCCGGAGGAGGTCCGGGAGGAAGGGCGGTACCTCCTCACCTTGAGCCTGCGCGGATACAAAGCCTCGACCGAGGCTTCTGTCTCGCTGCATCCGGCGGTGGAGCTTCCTGAAGCTTCGGCCTTCGCGCCGTTAGCTCCCCAGAGGGACGAAGACGGCGGCTTGGAGATCCTTCGGCGTGCACCGCTCGTCCAGAGAGCCGTCAGGGTCTTTCGAGGCTCGCGGGGCTGA